Genomic DNA from Shouchella patagoniensis:
ACTTTGAACTGTAATTTTCAAGGTAAACACACTCAATATTAAGTTCATTCCAAAATGGAGATCCATTTTTCTTGTAATTTAGGATTTCAAGTGAGCAAGACTGTTCATTTTTAATCGCTGTTCTAAGACTGTTCACAGATTCTGGATCTGTGCCTTCACCTTGTAAGAAACGGCAGTTCGTCCCCATAACTTCTGGTTCCGAATAACCGGTCATTTGAAAAAAACCATCATTTGCATAAACGATTGGATTGTCTTTTTGATCCGGGTCCGTTACGAGTACACCAACTTTTGTACGATCGAGAAGTTTGGTTAGTAGTTGTGACTTATCAAATGAATGTTCCATCCTCAACGCTCCTGTCCGAATTGAACTGTCTACTTTAAATTTAGTTGTTCCACGTATTCCCTTGTTCCGATGAAGCTAAACAGAACTAAATGATGAAAAAACATGACTTGAATAAAGGAATTTGACTTCATGCAGGAGTAACTTACAAAGGAGAATAAACATGAAACAAAACAAATATGATTATGACTCATTCTTTGCAGCCTATAAGGAAATGCCTCGCTCTCAAAAAGGACTCGAAGGCGCAGGAGAGTGGCCACTTTTGAAGAAGATGCTTCCTCCTTTCGTAGGGAAAAGCGTATTGGATTTAGGGTGTGGATTTGGTTGGCATTGTCGACATGCTAGAGAAGAAGGGGCTAAAAAGATTATAGGTGTGGACTTATCGGAAAAGATGTTGCAAGAGGCTAGGAAGATGACGAGCGATGCGGCAATAACGTACACAAAAGGAGCAATTGAAGAAATTGATTTTCCAAAGTGTTCATTTGATATTGTTGTAAGTTCACTTGCTTTTCATTACGTCCAATCTTTTGATGCTGTATGCAAAAAAGTAAAGGATGTTCTTAAACCGGGCGGAACTTTCGTTTTTTCAGTTGAACATCCGATCTTCACTTCTCGATCAGAGCAAGACTGGTATTACGATGATGCAGGTAATAAACTACATTTTCCCATTGATCGGTACAAAGAAGAAGGTGTGCGCAACACATCTTTTCTAGCGAATGATGTGATTAAATATCACCGCACGATCTCCACTTATTTGCAAAACTTGCTTACCAATGGTTTTCAAATTACTGCGGTGGAAGAGTCGGGAGCCCCAGCTCTTATGCCGCAATGGAAAGATGAAGATCGCCGTCCTATGTTTCTGTTAATATCTGCTGTTAAAAAATGATGGCACGCTAGGATATTGTTACAGTGTTCGTTCCTAGTGTAAACTAGTAACGTGACGGACAGGTATAAAAGAGAGGGCTTTGGAATAATGAAACATTTTTTTAACCGGGTTTGGCTATGCATGCAACTGCCCAAAAAACAAGTTGTATTTCGTTTAAATAGGGAACGAATTGGAGTTCCGTTTTTATACGTTGGCTTGCTTATAGCATTCGTTTGCATCCCGTTGTTTGTACAGACCTTTATTCAATCAGATGGTGTTATAGCAGATTTAATCTTACCAATGTTTGCAGTCTATTTTCTGTTTATCTATTTTCCGATTTTTGCTTTATCTGTTTTTTCTCTTATAGCAGCAGTCGCAGCGATTGCTTTAACTGTGGCAAAGCTTGCGGACCGAAAGTTAACGTATTTAATGTTGTATAAGATTGCAGCATTTGCGGCTACGATACCAATTATCGGTTACGGGGTAAGCTTGTTGATTAGTGAAGAGTTTGCAATGATTTGGATATGGGCAAGCTTTCTATATTTGGTTGCTGTGCTTATCCGAGTTATTTTTCACTATCCCAAAGCAAGAAAAAAATGAATAGGTGGCGAAGCGTGATGCAAAAGCATTGCGCTTTTTCTTTAGAGAAAAAGGATTTATAGCAAGATGTAAGGAATGTATGGTCTTAATGCAGAAAAGAGGGATGAAGATGGATCATGCAATAGTAGAGAGCAATAAAAAGAATTGGGAGCAGGCAGCTGAACGCTTTTTTGGTCGCAATCCGCTTCCGGAGTACGGTCCGTTAGCACCGACGGAAGAGGAGTTAAACCTGCTAGGATCTGTTTCAGGTAAGAGGGTGCTTGATATCGGCTGTGGAAGCGGGCATTCACTTTCTTATATGCAACGTAAAGGCGCAAGTGAATTATGGGGGATTGATGTATCTTCTGCTCAAATAAGGGCGGCAAAGAGTGTTTTAAATAAATCTGATGCAAAACTATTTCAATCGCCAATGGAACAAAATCCAGGCCTACCTGCTCATTATTTTGACATTGTTTACTCTATTTATGCTTTAGGATGGACTACGAATCTCGCTTTGACTTTGAAGAATGTTCATACATACTTAAAACCTGGGGGGAGTTTTGTTTTTAGTTGGGAACATCCATGGTTCACGCTATTGCGTAAGAATGAAAATGGCTACTTGTTGCAAGGGTCTTACCACGATGAAGGTTTTTACAATCATCCTGGCTGGCCAATAACTGCTTTTATGCAACAACTTAAAGTGAGTACATATGTGAATACACTTAGTGAGCAAGGGTTTCATGTAGAACAGGTCATTGAAGAAACAGGTGACGGATTTGGACAAAAGAAAAGTAAAACTTGGTACACTGAAGAAAAAGCAGCTCTCATTCCAACAACTCTCATTATAAAAAGCACGAAAGCTAAATAAAAGGAGGAGTTTCTAGTGACGTTAATGAAACGATTAGGAGTATCTACACCTTATATACAAGCTGGGATGGCTGGAGGAATTACAACTGCAGAGCTTGTTGCCGCAGTGAGTAATCATGGAGGGTTAGGACAGATCGGTGCTGGCTATCTAACAGCAGAAACATTAAAAAACGAGATTCAAGCTGTCAAACGAAAAACCAATCACCCTTTTGGTGTAAATCTATTTGTACCTGAAGACATTCATTATGATGTAGATGATGAAGAAAGAGTTCGTTCCATTTTGAAACCAATTGAACAGGAGCTTGGCGTCAACTCGATTCCGTTGACAAATGGGAATGCTTTTTTTGATCAATGTGAGGTAGTAATTAGCGAGGAGGTGCCGGTCGTTAGCTTTACGTTTGGTATCCCTTCCACTGAATTAATGAAGCGATTTAAGGAGACAGGAACTTTCTTAATCGGAACTGCAACAACTGTCGAAGAAGCAATCTTGAATGAGGTAGCTGGCATGGATGCGATTGTTGTTCAAGGTGCTGAAGCGGGGGGCCATCGTGGAACTTTTGCGACGACTTTTGATCGTGCTTGCGTTGGTACGATGGCTCTTATACCTCAAGTGGCAGATCAATGTAGAATTCCATTAATTGCAGCCGGTGGAATAATGGATGGCAGAGGTACACTTGCGGCAAAGGCACTTGGGGCAGAGATGGTTCAACTCGGCACTCAATTTTTAATGTGCAAAGAAAGTGGGGCCCATCCACTACATAAACAAGCAATTTCAATCGCTAAAGAAACGGATGTAGTGCTCACATCTGCGTTTAGTGGAAAGCCTGCAAGGGGCATACATAATCCATTTATCGATACATTTGAAGACGTTTCTCCACTGCCGTATCCAGTTCAAAATACATTAACAGGACCAATTCGCAAACAGGCTGGTAAACTTGGGATAACGGATTATATGTCAATGTGGACGGGACAAGGTGTACGGTTGGCTAAACAAGAGACAGTCGTTGAACTCCTTGATCGATTAAAACGAGAAGAAGCGACGGTCTTAGATGGACTTCATACATCAAAAAGTAAAAAGGAGTAGGGTTATGAACATAACAAAGCGTACTGAAGCATGGGTTAAAGAACAGTTAGCAAGCGAGGCAACGGGGCATGATTGGTACCATATTGAGCGTGTTAGACGTGCAGCAAGAGCAATGGCAGAGCAAGAACAAGCAGACATGTTTATTGTTGAAATGGCAGCTCTTATGCATGATCTTGCTGATGATAAGATTGTTGAAAGTGAAGAAGTTGGCTTAAGGATGATTAAAGACTGGCTCCTCACAAATGAAGTGAATGAAGAACAAATGAAACACATCGTAGAAATCATTCAATCAATCTCATTCAGCAAAGGGCAATCATTACATACTTTAGAAGCGGAAATCGTCCAAGACGCTGATCGTTTGGATGCGTTAGGGGCGATTGGCATCGCACGTACATTTCAATATGCTGGTTCTAAAGGCCACGCAATGTATGATCCTTCACTACCGGTCCGAGAGAATATGACAAAGGAAGAATACAGGAACGGAAAAACATCGGCAGTACACCATTTTTATGAAAAGCTGCTTAAACTAAAAGAACGGATGAATACGGAAGCTGGTAAAAGGATGGCAGAAGAACGGCATCTTTTTATGGAACAGTTTCTAAACCAATTTTATAAGGAATGGAATTGAATGAATAAGAAGACGTGCTTATCACACTCAAGCACGTCTTCTTTTTATTTATAAATAAGTTCTAGCCCCTTACGAATACAAAGAAAAATTTATTATCTTACTTTTCTCCAGCCACAATAGTGAAGTTAAAGTGTTTATAGAAACAATTGACATTTGAAAACCCTACTTCGCTTAACCAATTAAGTTGATCATTCAAAGGAGCCATTTGGTCAAGTTTTGTCCGTTCAATTGCTGCCGCTATTTCTGATTCTGAAAGACCGCTTGCAGAAATCTGCTCAATCCAGTTTGTTTTGTAGAATTTATCAATTTCAGGAGTAGCGCCAAGCACTTGGTCTGCGTTAATAAATCGTCCTCCATGGTTGAGGGTTTGATAGATTCTTTTAAATAGTATTTGTTTATCCGCATTGCTAAGGTGATGAATAGAAAGCGAGGACACAACAAAATCAAATGGTTTAGCAAACGCATAGTTTGTATAATCTGATTCAATGAACGTAATAGCTGAATTGCCTGAAAACCTTTTTCGCGCAACATCTAGCATTTTAGCAGAAAGGTCAATCAATGTGATATGAGCATCAGGAAAGGCCTTTAAAATGCGTGCTGATAGAAGGCCTGTTCCAGCGCCTATGTCCAAAAACGAAGGGCTAGTTTTGTTCGTGTTAATTAACGACATAGGAATGGAATAGAAGTCTTCAAAACATGGAATCAGCTTTTGGCGTTGTTGGTCATAAGAACTTGCGCTATCATCAAATTGAGTTGTTACATCTGTTCGGTTCATCATAAATCCCACCTTTCCATAGCTATCATACATACTTCAATATTCATGATGGCGCTTCCTGCTTGTGTTGTTAGAAATACAACTTCTGATAAATGTTGGCAACCTCATCAGTCGAAAGCAGGGAGAAGAATATGTAGAAAAGCGTTAATGGAAAGGAGGAATTGTATTGTTACACGCATTATGTTCAACGGATGTAAAGTGTGTGTCTTGTCTAAGTTACCGAGAGTAAGAGGGGGTGTTGCAAGTATTGAGTTTTTCCGAAAGTTGCAATAAACGGAGACGTACGATTAGATTTTGGTATATGTGCAAAGCCTGAAGGATTTTCCGCGCTTGTTTTTGGTAATGTGCTTGTTTCTGGAATTTGGATATGCGCTAGAGAGAGTGAGTGCTCACTCTTTCTTTTTTCGTGAATGGTCTTTGAACTGTTTTTGTTTTCTATCACTATGTTTAATTGTTTCTTTTTGTTCTTTTGTATAGCCATTGGAAGAGTGATCATCTTCGTCAGGATTAGCGTGGTTATCCATTTCCCTACGATCTTTATCGCGGTTTTTCATCGTTTCTTCTTGGGCATCAGTATGGGAGCGATTGTCATCTTCACTCTGTTTGTCTCCATCATTTGACTTCAAAAAGTCCGAACGCTCTCCATGTTTAATTAAATCAAAAATGGCGCGACCATTGGTTGGTTGGCCATCGGGCAAATAGACGGGAATAATATCAAAGAGCATAAAATAAAAAATATAAAACATAAAGGTGCTCCAAAACATATTGTTAGGTAAAATGCTTGCGGCAAGCATTGAATTGAAGGCAACAGCAATAATTCCGCAAGAAAGAATGGGGGATGCATAGATAACTCCGTGCCAAAATCGCTTTTTAGGATTTAACTCTTCATATTCCATCCAACTAAACATAAAGAAATAACGCCGCACTTCAATTGTCTGTGCAGCAAATAACTTTGGTCCACTGCCTACAATCAATTTTTTGTTTTTTGCACCAAGCAACATAGATGTGAAATAATAACCAGATTCGCGAATGACGGTTACGAGTGGAAGGATAATGAGGGCTGACATAAGTAATTGTAATAGATCTAAAAGTCCGAACACGACGTTTATGCTCCTCTTTAGTTAGTCACAACATTAACATACCCGAAGTACAGCAAGTGAAAACATGAGGCTGAAAAAGTTTTTTTCCCACTATGATTAAACACCTGATTCACGTATTCTATATAAGAGATAAGTTACATGGATTGTGGGAACGATTTCAGTCACAATATAAGAGAGAGAAGGGATCAATGTGAGTGAATCACAAATTAAGGGAAAGAAACGTCTAGGACTCGCATTATTGTTAGGGCTGCTCGCAGCTTTTGGACCATTAACAATTGATATGTACTTACCGAGTTTTCCTGACATTGCAAAAGACTTAGAGACAACACCCTCTCTAGTGCAATTAAGTTTGACAGCTTGTTTGCTTGGTCTAGGTTTTGGTCAGATGGTTGTAGGACCGTTGAGTGATGCGAATGGTCGTAAAAGGCCATTACTCATATCGATTTGTTTGTATGTAGTTGCTTCGTTTGCTTGCGCGCTTGCGCCAAATATTGGCACACTTATTGTGGCAAGGTTTATGCAAGGGTTTACTGCGGCGGCAGGAATTGTTATATCTCGTGCGGTTGTACGTGATTTATTTAACGGGCGTGAGCTAACGAAGTTCTTTTCGCTGTTAATGCTAATTAATGGGTTGGCTCCAATTCTTGCTCCAGTATTTGGTGGTGGAATCCTTCTTATACCTGGTGCAAATTGGAATTGGATTTTTATTGTCCTTACCGTACTTGGAGCTGTGATGGCAGTTGTCGTATTTAGTAAACTAACTGAAACATTACCACCGGAAAAGAGAACACCGAGTACACTGGCTCATACACTCAACACGTTTAAAGATTTATTAAAAGATCGTGTCTTTATGGGATTTGCATTAACACAAGGTTTGATGATGGGTGGGATATTTGCTTATGTTTCCGGTACTCCATTTGTTTATCAAGGCATATACGGAGTTAGTCCACAAACTTTTAGTATTTTATTTGGTGTAAACGGATTAGGTATTATTGTTGGCACGCATCTAGTAGGTAGGTACGCTGGTATTATACCAGAGCGAGTATTTCTAAAGGTCGGCTTAATAACAGCTGTAGTCGCTAGCAGTGTGCTCCTTGTCATGACGATATTACAAGGTCCACTCTTTTCAATTGTTATTCCAGTGTTCTTATTTGTTTCAATGATTGGAATGGTTGGGACAACTTCTTTTTCATTAGCGATGGAAACACAGGCGAAACGTGCTGGAAGTGCGTCGGCGTTGCTTGGATTACTTCCGTTTGTCATAGGTGCGGCGACAGCTCCACTTGTTGGCGTTGCTGGTGAAGGGACTGCTGTTCCAATGGGCTTGATTATTTTCTTAGCAAGCAGCGCGTCATTACTTGCATTTCTTTTACTTGCCAAAGGTGGAAAAGTACAAACTGAACAAGAGTAATAGCATGTGGAATTCATATAAGGTGAATGGGGAACTAAAGCAAGTGATTCTTCGTGCAGGAGTGGAGAAAACATTCTTCATTAGTAGATAATAGTTTAATGCAATTTGGAAGTAATACAAATAGGTCATTAAAACGAATAAAAAATGGAGTAACTCCTTTGGAGGATGAATGAACTGTGACAGAAAAAGAAAAGATGCTTCGAGGCGATCTATACCATCCAGAAGATGAGACGCTTATAGAGGAGCGTCGCTATGCGCGGAATATGATGGTTAAATACAATCAGACTGGGGTCGAAGAGGATGAGCTCCGAAAAGAGATTTTATCTCGTTTACTTGGAGCCTCAACTAAGAACAAATCAATTGAACCACCATTTTTCTGTGATTATGGATATAATATACAAGTTGGTGATAACTTTTTTGCTAACTTTAATTTAACTGTCCTTGATTGCGGGAAAGTGAACATCGGCGACAATGTTTTTATTGGACCAAACGTGAGTTTATATACGCCGATTCATCCTTTACATCCACAAGTGAGAAACACGTATTATGAGTATGCAAAACCAATTACAATTGGTGATAACGTATGGGTTGGAGGCAGTGTAACTGTAAATGGAGGGGTAACAATCGGAGAAAATACAGTGATTGGGTCTGGTAGTGTTGTAACAAAAGACATTCCTGCAAATGTATTTGCGGCAGGTAATCCATGTCGAATCGTTCGACTTATTTCAGAATCTGATTTACATAAAGAAGAGGAAATGCTGGCCCGCGCGCGAAAGCATTAATTTTTCTTTAACGCAAAAACAAGACGGGTGAAAGAACCCGTCTTATGTTATTTGTTGATTCAATTAGTAGTTAGGTTTCATAATTTTTTTTTGAAATATCTCGCAAAAATAGCTTTTCGATAGGTGTCAATTCTCGGTTCAGCTTTTTTTCTAAATCCTTCTTTAAGGAGATAAACAATTTCGCTGGATTATCAAGCATAGATGACCCTCATTTCCATTAAAGCGATGCTATGTGCCTCCTCTTATCTTAACAGATTGCTATAATAATAGAAAGCTTTTAGTACCTTCTTTATACGTTTATTCCATTAGCCATTTCCAAATTTACAGATATAAGGATTTATTGTATGGTTAGCGCTAAGTCATTGAACAGCTAACGAGTAAGCCTAAATAGGGGTGTTAAGACATGTCAAAAAGTAAAAGAGAAAAAGCGGCAGCTCTTGCAGCTGAATTAAAATCAAGCTTCCAGTGCCCTCATTGTGGAGCTCCTGTTTACATAGAGCGTGAGGCAAGTATGATTTGTGAAAATCGACATACATACGATTTTGCAAAACAAGGGTATTTGAATTTGTTAACAAACACAATTTCTAGCCATTATGATGCAGAATTATTTGATGCTAGGCAGAAAATCATCATGGAAAGCAATCTTTTCAATTCTTTGCATGAAGAATTATTAACCAATTTAAAACATCAACATGGCATTTTATTGGATGTTGGCTGTGGAGAAGGCTCTCATTTGGAAAGTTTAATGAAACAAAGTCCAAATTTAAAAGGTGTAGGTCTCGACATCGCAAAGGAAGGAATTGTAAAAGCGGCAAAATCATACGTCAATTCTTTATGGATTGTGGGCGACCTAGCAAAATCACCGTTTACAGAACAAGCAGTAGATGTCATCCTGGCTATTTTGTCTCCATCCAATTATAAGGAGTTTAAACGAATACTTAAACCAGAGGGAACTGTTGTAAAGGTTGTTCCACATGAATACTATTTAAAAGAATTACGTGCGTTCTTTTTTTCGGATGAGAATAAACAATTTTATTCCAATGAACAGACGGTAACGCTATTTAAAGAGCATTTCAGTAATGTTAAAACGACCCGATTAACATATACGAAACGCCTTAGTCAGGAAGAATTGCCTTCCCTTGCACAGATGACACCGCTTGGTTGGTCATCCGATGAGGAGAAACGAAAAGCATTTCTTCAGCAAGAAACGCTAGATGTAACGATTGATTTGGAAATATTAATAGGAAAACAATCTTCTTAACGCGTATGTAATCATCATCTGTGCACAATAAAATTAGAAAAAACATGTTGGGCGTCAATGATTCATTTTGGACCTACTAGCTCTTGCTACATTGCCCGAATATCTCATGAGACAAACCACTTTACCAGAAGAAGCTCAACTGCTTACAAGCACTTTCATTATGTTGGTTGGCATGTTGCTATATTTGTTTATTATTAATAGGAACGAGAGAAAAACAGAGATAAAAGAACATTAATAAAGAAGACGACGAGAGGTTAAATAAAATTCTCGTCGTCTTCTTTATAATAAGGGGTGAAAACTCCAATTTCTAGTCCCGTTTCTTCTTTCACTTCGCGACGAGCGGTTTCTTCCATGCTTTCTCCGAGCTCCATTAATCCACCTGGAAGTCCCCACCCCCCGTCTCGTCGATGCTATAAAAGTAGTTCGTTTTTATCATTAATAATTAAAACAACGGCTCCTGGAAGAATGAGAGGTGTGGTGCCAACTTGTTTTCTCACTGAATGTACATAGTCCAATTTTTATTCTCCTTTCACTTTCTTTTATCAGTTCGAGAGCTGATAAAAAAGATCTTCTTTTATGTTGACAAGAGAAAGATGGAAGGGTACGAAGGAATTTAATTAGTTATTGCGAACATAAATAAAAGATTCGTTATTTGTTGAAACCTGAAAAGAGAGAGCTATAGAGGAGGGGAAGAGTGATCATTCGACAAGCAACCAAAAACGATGTACGCGGTATTGCTAAAGTACACGTCGATAGTTGGCGAACAACATATAAAGGACTGATTGCTCAAAGCATGCTAGATAGTCTTAAATATGAAAAAAGAGAAGAGCTTTGGAGAAAAAACCTTGGCAGGGAAGAAAACATCCTGTATGTGGCAGAAGAAGACAATGGGAACATTATTGGTTTTGCTGATGGTAGTGTCCGGACAAAGGAAAATAGAATAGGAGATCTAACTTCCATTTATTTGTTGCAAGAATGCCAGGGTCTAGGAGTTGGCAAGGAGTTGTTAGAGAGAGTCTTTGCCGAATTAAAAAAACAGGATTGCCAACGAATCTATGTGGAAGTGCTGGAACGGAATAAAGCCAGTACATTTTATGAAGCGTGTGGAGGACAGCTAGAAGAAAGAAAACGAATTAAACTGGCAGGGGATGAATTAGGCTTACTCATCTATAAGTGGGATTTCTCATGAAACGAAATAGGTGTTTATGCTATATACAAGATACTCCTAAGAGGTAATTTGGGGATAGTAAGGAGATAATTAATTCCGCCTGGTCTTTATACGATTTGTAATGAAATGAGCGTTAATTTTCTTCGTTTGATAGTTTTTACGAACGAAGAGAAATAATTCCTTGAGCATTACATGAAACAAATTAGCGTAAGAAAACAGTTAAACAACGGGGGGGGAATTATGACATCGACATCCTATCAAGATTTTTTTGTTAAGTCTTCTTCAACAGTTACACAATTTGCACGCATACATGGCGTCGAATTTCCGGGCATACCAACAATTGTTTTTGAGGCGGGCTTAAATGATGGCGCCGATTCATGGGAGAAAGCAATAATCGAGCCACTAGCATCGTTTACACAAGTTGTTGTTTATGATCGAGCCGGTATAGGGAAGAGTAGCAAAACAGAGAGACCTAGAACAAGCGCAGAAATGGCTTCAGAACTGCATCATACCTTAAAGCATTTGCCGGTTGAACCGCCTTATGTTTTCGTTGGCCATTCGATGGGGGCATTAACGGTGAGGTTGTATGCGTCCTTGTACGAAGAAAATACGGCAGGACTTGTGTTAATCGATGGGACAATGGAAGACTACCGTGAACGTTTTCTAACATCGATGTCAAGTTCATTTCAACAAGCGTATCGGAAACAATTTACGGCAGAATGCAACTATGAAGAGCTTGGAATAAGTATGCAGCAAGTGAAAGCATCACGAAGAAAGCTGAGATTACCAATCGCTGTTTTATCGGCTGGAAAGAAAGCTTATTACGATCAAAAAGCGCAACAACTATGGCATGAACTGCAAAAAGAAACAGGGGAAATATCGGACAACTCTACTTTTATTGTTGCCAAAGATAGTGCTCACTATATCCAGAAGGATGAGCCAGAACTCGTTGTTAAAGCGATTAAAGCAATTGTGTTAGCAGGCGGTGGATATAAATCGAAGCTAAAGACTGTGTATGATGAATTTGCTGATGCTTATGCTAGTGAGTCTGTCAATTTGTATAATGGGCAATATGAACGCCCGGCGATGATGCAGGAGTTACTCGTAGAAGCGCGAGAGAAAAGGGTGTTGGACGCTGGATGTGCTGCGGGGTGGTACACAAATGAATTGTTAAAACTTAATGCTCATGTTAGCGCAATTGACCAATCACCAGAGATGGTAACACGTACAAAGAAATTAGTAGGCAATCTTGCGGATGTGCGGTGTTCTGATCTATCCGAGGGTTTACTTTATAAGGATAATTCGTTTGAATTAATTCTTTCATCTCTGACGCTGCATTACATAAAAGAGTGGAACCCGCTGTTTGCCGAATTTGAGCGTGTTCTGGAACCTGGTGGGAAATTGTTGTTTTCTGTACATCATCCAATGAATGACATCGCTCGCTCGTCGTCTAATCGTTACTTTGAAAAAGAACTTGTTATTGATCGATGGAAAAAAGCGGATAAGTGGTTTGATATGCCATTTTATCGTCGTTCTTTACAAGACATCTTAAATACAACACTTGCTCATTTTCAAATAGAAAAGGTGATCGAGCCAAAGCCTACTTCTCTGTTTAAAGAAGAGGATGCAGCAGGTTATGCTCGTTTAATGGCACAACCAAGCTTTCTTATTGTAAAAGCAATTAAACAAGAGAGAAATGTTTAACAAAAGGTATACAAAATTTGCTTTTGTTGGTGATTTACTGTGATG
This window encodes:
- a CDS encoding class I SAM-dependent methyltransferase, whose protein sequence is MKQNKYDYDSFFAAYKEMPRSQKGLEGAGEWPLLKKMLPPFVGKSVLDLGCGFGWHCRHAREEGAKKIIGVDLSEKMLQEARKMTSDAAITYTKGAIEEIDFPKCSFDIVVSSLAFHYVQSFDAVCKKVKDVLKPGGTFVFSVEHPIFTSRSEQDWYYDDAGNKLHFPIDRYKEEGVRNTSFLANDVIKYHRTISTYLQNLLTNGFQITAVEESGAPALMPQWKDEDRRPMFLLISAVKK
- a CDS encoding class I SAM-dependent methyltransferase, translated to MDHAIVESNKKNWEQAAERFFGRNPLPEYGPLAPTEEELNLLGSVSGKRVLDIGCGSGHSLSYMQRKGASELWGIDVSSAQIRAAKSVLNKSDAKLFQSPMEQNPGLPAHYFDIVYSIYALGWTTNLALTLKNVHTYLKPGGSFVFSWEHPWFTLLRKNENGYLLQGSYHDEGFYNHPGWPITAFMQQLKVSTYVNTLSEQGFHVEQVIEETGDGFGQKKSKTWYTEEKAALIPTTLIIKSTKAK
- a CDS encoding NAD(P)H-dependent flavin oxidoreductase; protein product: MKRLGVSTPYIQAGMAGGITTAELVAAVSNHGGLGQIGAGYLTAETLKNEIQAVKRKTNHPFGVNLFVPEDIHYDVDDEERVRSILKPIEQELGVNSIPLTNGNAFFDQCEVVISEEVPVVSFTFGIPSTELMKRFKETGTFLIGTATTVEEAILNEVAGMDAIVVQGAEAGGHRGTFATTFDRACVGTMALIPQVADQCRIPLIAAGGIMDGRGTLAAKALGAEMVQLGTQFLMCKESGAHPLHKQAISIAKETDVVLTSAFSGKPARGIHNPFIDTFEDVSPLPYPVQNTLTGPIRKQAGKLGITDYMSMWTGQGVRLAKQETVVELLDRLKREEATVLDGLHTSKSKKE
- a CDS encoding HD domain-containing protein encodes the protein MNITKRTEAWVKEQLASEATGHDWYHIERVRRAARAMAEQEQADMFIVEMAALMHDLADDKIVESEEVGLRMIKDWLLTNEVNEEQMKHIVEIIQSISFSKGQSLHTLEAEIVQDADRLDALGAIGIARTFQYAGSKGHAMYDPSLPVRENMTKEEYRNGKTSAVHHFYEKLLKLKERMNTEAGKRMAEERHLFMEQFLNQFYKEWN
- a CDS encoding class I SAM-dependent methyltransferase, whose amino-acid sequence is MNRTDVTTQFDDSASSYDQQRQKLIPCFEDFYSIPMSLINTNKTSPSFLDIGAGTGLLSARILKAFPDAHITLIDLSAKMLDVARKRFSGNSAITFIESDYTNYAFAKPFDFVVSSLSIHHLSNADKQILFKRIYQTLNHGGRFINADQVLGATPEIDKFYKTNWIEQISASGLSESEIAAAIERTKLDQMAPLNDQLNWLSEVGFSNVNCFYKHFNFTIVAGEK
- a CDS encoding multidrug effflux MFS transporter encodes the protein MSESQIKGKKRLGLALLLGLLAAFGPLTIDMYLPSFPDIAKDLETTPSLVQLSLTACLLGLGFGQMVVGPLSDANGRKRPLLISICLYVVASFACALAPNIGTLIVARFMQGFTAAAGIVISRAVVRDLFNGRELTKFFSLLMLINGLAPILAPVFGGGILLIPGANWNWIFIVLTVLGAVMAVVVFSKLTETLPPEKRTPSTLAHTLNTFKDLLKDRVFMGFALTQGLMMGGIFAYVSGTPFVYQGIYGVSPQTFSILFGVNGLGIIVGTHLVGRYAGIIPERVFLKVGLITAVVASSVLLVMTILQGPLFSIVIPVFLFVSMIGMVGTTSFSLAMETQAKRAGSASALLGLLPFVIGAATAPLVGVAGEGTAVPMGLIIFLASSASLLAFLLLAKGGKVQTEQE
- a CDS encoding sugar O-acetyltransferase, whose protein sequence is MTEKEKMLRGDLYHPEDETLIEERRYARNMMVKYNQTGVEEDELRKEILSRLLGASTKNKSIEPPFFCDYGYNIQVGDNFFANFNLTVLDCGKVNIGDNVFIGPNVSLYTPIHPLHPQVRNTYYEYAKPITIGDNVWVGGSVTVNGGVTIGENTVIGSGSVVTKDIPANVFAAGNPCRIVRLISESDLHKEEEMLARARKH
- a CDS encoding methyltransferase domain-containing protein is translated as MSKSKREKAAALAAELKSSFQCPHCGAPVYIEREASMICENRHTYDFAKQGYLNLLTNTISSHYDAELFDARQKIIMESNLFNSLHEELLTNLKHQHGILLDVGCGEGSHLESLMKQSPNLKGVGLDIAKEGIVKAAKSYVNSLWIVGDLAKSPFTEQAVDVILAILSPSNYKEFKRILKPEGTVVKVVPHEYYLKELRAFFFSDENKQFYSNEQTVTLFKEHFSNVKTTRLTYTKRLSQEELPSLAQMTPLGWSSDEEKRKAFLQQETLDVTIDLEILIGKQSS
- a CDS encoding GNAT family N-acetyltransferase; the protein is MIIRQATKNDVRGIAKVHVDSWRTTYKGLIAQSMLDSLKYEKREELWRKNLGREENILYVAEEDNGNIIGFADGSVRTKENRIGDLTSIYLLQECQGLGVGKELLERVFAELKKQDCQRIYVEVLERNKASTFYEACGGQLEERKRIKLAGDELGLLIYKWDFS
- a CDS encoding alpha/beta fold hydrolase, with protein sequence MTSTSYQDFFVKSSSTVTQFARIHGVEFPGIPTIVFEAGLNDGADSWEKAIIEPLASFTQVVVYDRAGIGKSSKTERPRTSAEMASELHHTLKHLPVEPPYVFVGHSMGALTVRLYASLYEENTAGLVLIDGTMEDYRERFLTSMSSSFQQAYRKQFTAECNYEELGISMQQVKASRRKLRLPIAVLSAGKKAYYDQKAQQLWHELQKETGEISDNSTFIVAKDSAHYIQKDEPELVVKAIKAIVLAGGGYKSKLKTVYDEFADAYASESVNLYNGQYERPAMMQELLVEAREKRVLDAGCAAGWYTNELLKLNAHVSAIDQSPEMVTRTKKLVGNLADVRCSDLSEGLLYKDNSFELILSSLTLHYIKEWNPLFAEFERVLEPGGKLLFSVHHPMNDIARSSSNRYFEKELVIDRWKKADKWFDMPFYRRSLQDILNTTLAHFQIEKVIEPKPTSLFKEEDAAGYARLMAQPSFLIVKAIKQERNV